GATCTCGTGACGCCGAGATGCCGTACTGGTTGCGGCAGTGGGAGACAGCGCGGCGGCCAGTACAGCGCTTGCATCATCGCGATCCCGGATCTATCCCGCTGCGGAGTTCGTTACGGTTCGAGCAGCCGCCGGGCGCTTAATGACTAAGGCCCGATGCACTGGGTTTCTCCAGTGCATCGAGTCGAAGTGAACGTAGAGATTCTTGAAATCGTTTTGCCTGGAAATTGTGTGGCGTGTTGTTCCCCCTCCAAAAAATGAGTGTTGCGATGGAAGAATCTCTCCGAATCAACGCCTAATTTGAGACGTACAAATCAGCTTTGGATGAAGGAACGGCAGAACAAAAAACAAACAGAGCAATGGATGGAGTGAGTAGTGGGCTGTGTCTATTTCTTCGATGAGTTTACGTTCGAAACGGGTCCTAATAGCTTGAGCCGGGGAATACAAAAAATCCCAATCCCTGCGAAACAACTTGATCTGCTTTGCGCCCTGGTACGGGCACAGGGTGAGCCAGTCCGAAAAGATACGTTATTGCGAGAGGTATGGCCGAATACTAACGTTGAACACCACACCCTCATTCAAACCGTGTATCTCCTGAGGCTGTCACTCGGCAAGATGGCTGACGGACAGGAATACATCCAGACCGTAAGCGGTTACGGATATCGACTGGCGGCTCATATCACGACATCAGAGTTGAGTCCATCCAGAGTCTCGCAACGGCACGGCATTCGGAACTCACTTACAGATCTCTGGCATCGATTGGGTCTCTTCTCCTGATGTTGTTCGCCTCTCAAGCCTCGGTAAACGAGCACCGCTATATAGCATGAGATAAGTTGAGAACGGCATTCTATATGAGAGCCTTGAGGAAGTTACTCCGAATTTGTGTAAAAGATATTTCATGCGAGAGATATTGGAACTGGAATCGACGAAGCTGAAGTGACATTGCTTCAAAGTAGTGATTCCACAAGAAGAGCAAGCTCAAAAACTGGACTGTGGAAAACCGCGAGCTGGTTCATGCGGAAACCCGCTCCCCACACTGCTCTCTGAGCCGATAGGGAAGTTTTGTCCCTTCATGGGGAGAATATTTACCCCTCCGACATCGGTAAATCTCCATTTTTTACCCACAACAACCTGTTTTCAGAATCATCGAATTCCCGGCATAGTTGGCCACCAACTTGCATGAAGCCCCGCACAGCTTCAATCCCCAAGGGAGTTTTTTGATTTGAATCAGTCAATAATTCGTCTCCTCATCGTAGGGAGCAGTGTGTCTATACTCGCCGCAGGCTCATCCGCACACGGTCAGTACTGGCACAAACATAAATCAGGGTCTACTACGACTACGTTGTCGGCTTCCATCAACGCTTCGCCAACTTCTATTACGGCGGGGAATCAATCAACCATCTCGTGGAGTACTTCCGGCGCAACTTCAGTGACGATCAACGGCAGCGCAGTTGCTGCTTCAGGAAGTACAGTCGTCACTCCAACACAGTCGACCAGTTACAACCTGGTAGCAAGTAACAGTACAAGTAGCCAGACGGCATCGACCGCCATCACGGTTACGGCAGCTTCTACAACCCCAACCACTCCTACATCGCCCACCACGGATCCGTCTTCGGGCAGCACAACGTCTGGCGCTCCGCATATCAACTTCACTGATCTGAATGTTGGTGCAGGCACAGGCGGTGATACCGGCAATGGTGTGTATGTACGCATCTTCGGTAGTAACTTTGGCTCATCGCAGGGCTCAAGCACACTGACGCTTGGTGGATCGCTTGTGACCAACTGCAGCCTGTGCTCGTGGACCAATACGCAGATCGTTGCTCAACTTGGCCCGGCTGCAACCACGGGAAATATCGTGGTGAATGTGAACGGTCTGGCATCGAACGGCGTACCGTTCACAGTAACCCCAACCAACATCATCTTCGTCTCTCCCAACGGCGTAGACACCAACCCGGGAACCTATGCGCAGCCCTTCAAGACCTGGCGCGCGGCGTTCAACTCCGTAACGTCAAACGACAACAGCTCGCCATCGAAGAACACGGTCATCTACATCATGCCCGGCACCGATGTCAGCTTCAATGACGGTCGTGGCTACAACGCTGCGATGTCAACCGATATCGGCGGCTCGTCGCCGACCAGCCAGTTGTCGATCGTTGGGTTCCCAGGTGGAACGGTCAATGTAGGCAGCACCAGCGTTACCAATGGCATAAAGGGATGGGGTAAGAACATCACCATCGCCAACTTCAATATCGTCGGCCAGGTTTCGGCCATCGATGCTGAGGCCGGCAACATGCGCATCATCAACAACAGCATCTCCTGCCCGGCTCCGCCCAGCGGTGTTGGCGGAACGGCTTGCGTACTTGGAGAGACAAACAGCCCTTCAGATACATGGGCCTTCCAGGGCAACAACGTACACGATACCGGCGGCAACGTGGATAAGACCTATCACGCTGTCTACTTCTCCACCGGTGTCAACCATGCGGACGCAGGTTGGAACAGCATTGGCCAGAACTTCAAGGGCTACTGCCGCAGCATCATGTTCCATGCGACCACCGGCGGAAACCTGTTTGACATTCACGTGCACGACAATGTCATCACCGGCGGATACTGCGACGGTATCGGTCTGGCCTCTGTCGATCCATCGCAGGGCACGGTCGAGGTGTACAACAATGTGATCTCTCACGTTGCAATTGCATCGAACCCCTACGGTGTTGCGAACGAAGCTGGTATCGCCATTAACTCCGATCCGCCGGCCGCTACCAGCGGTACTGTGCAGATCTACAACAACACCGTCGTGGATGCCGGCGGTTACGTAACCGGCAACCAGAACGGCTGCTTCGGCATCGTCTTTGCCGGAGCCGGAATGAACCTGACAAACAACATCTGCGTTCAACCCAGCGCAGCTCAGCCGTACATCGAGCCAGGCACTACAAACGTGACTGGCTCCAACAACCTCTGGTCCGGCGCCGGAGCTGCTCCTTCATGGGATTCGGCTCCTCTGACGACGGCTCCGAGCTTTGTCTCAAGCACCAACTTCGCGTTGCAGTCGAGCTCGGCCGGTAAGGAAGCCGGAACAACGTCGAAGTTCTCCCCGGTCGATATCGTCGGAGCACAGCGTGGTAGCACTCCGTCGATGGGTGCCTATCAGTAAATTCCACAACACTCAATAACCTTTAACCTGCGAACGTAGCAAGGGACGGCAAACCAGCCGTCCCTTGCTGTATTTGGGGAAGCAATGAGTGCTGCCCCTTGTTGGCGTTGGCAGCTCGTCTACCCGGAATGAATACATTATGGTATACATTCTGCATGCTTTTACCTGCACCTCAGATCACCCGCCGCGGCTTTTTGTATGGCCTGGCAGCCTCCGTTGCCACAAGGAACGCAGACGCCATGGCGGTTTCGTCATCGCTGCTTCCGGCTCACGCCAGGCCTCTGCCGCTGTCGTCGGTCCGTCTGTTGCCTTCGGTGTATGCAAATGCGGTGGAGGTGAATCGCGGATATCTGCTGGGTCTGAGCGCTGACCGGTTCCTGCACAATTTTCTGCAGTATGCCGGGCTACCACCCAAGGCTCCTATTTATGGGGGATGGGAGAGCGACACGATCGCGGGGCACTCACTCGGTCACTACCTCACTGCATTGGTTAGAACGTACGAACAGACTGGCGATGCCACATGCCGCGAGCGCGCTAACTACATCGTGGAGGAGCTTGCCAGGGCGCAGGCGGCGCGTGGGACAGGCTACGTCGGTGCGCTGGGGAGGAAGCGTAAAGACGGAACCATCGTTGATGGAGAAGAGATCTTTCGTGAGGTAAAGCAAGGCGAGATCCGCTCCGGTGGATTCGATCTGAATGGTTCCTGGTCTCCGCTCTACACCGTCCACAAGGTCTTTGCCGGTTTGCTGGATGTTTATGAGAGCTGGGGCAATCCCACTGCCCTGAAAGTGGCGACCGGGCTGGCCGGGTATTTTGCGGACATCTTCGATGCCTTGAACGATGAGCAGATGCAGAAGTTGCTTGCATGTGAGTATGGCGGCCTGAATGAGAGCTATGCGGAGCTCTATGCCATCACTCACAACAAACGTTGGCTCGCCGTTTCGGAGCGGCTGTATGACCGCCGTGTACTGGATCCGCTGGAAGCCGGCGAAGATAAGCTGACAAACTTCCACGCGAATACACAGGTACCGAAGCTGATCGGCCTTGCCCGGATTCACGAGCTCACGAATAGGCCGGAACCGGGACATGTGGCGGAGTTCTTCTGGGAGGCGGTGACGAAGCATCACAGCTATGTCATTGGGGGCAACGCAGACCGCGAATATTTTTCGGCTCCCGACACGATCGCCGCGCACATTACGGAACAGACCTGCGAGCACTGCAACACCTACAACATGTTGAAGTTGACGCGGCATTTGTATGCCTGGCATCCAGATGGAACCTACTTCGACTACTACGAGCGAGCTCACCTGAATCACGTAATGGCGGCGCAGAATCCGAAAGACGGCGGGTTTACCTATATGACGCCGCTGATGTCAGGAGCGGAGCGCGGCTATTCCACTCCAAAGGAAGACGCCTTCTGGTGTTGTGTGGGCACTGGAATGGAGAGCCATGCCAAACACGGTGAGTCGATCTTCTGGGAAGGCGATGGAACGCTGCTGGTCAATCTGTACATTCCCGCCGAAGCAGATTGGGCAAGCAGAAAGGCGAAACTCAGGCTCGAGACCAACTATCCCTTCACGCCGGAATCGAGGCTGACTCTGACGGCTCTGCCGGACCGGCAACACTTTGCGATAGGTCTTCGTTCTCCAGGATGGGCTGAAGGCAAAGCGAAGGTCACGGTGAATGGAAAGGCGGTTGCTGCCGAACGAGCACGCGGATATCTGCTGGTGAAGCGAATGTGGAAGCAGGGCGACGTGCTGGCAATCACTCTGCCGCTCGATCTACGGCTGGAGCCTGCGCCCGGAGACAACGACACGGTGGCGTTGCTTCGCGGCCCCATGGTTCTGAGTGCCGATCTTGGTCCGGCATCGGAGAAGTGGGATAGACCCGACCCATCTCTGGTAGGCGAGAACCTGCTGGCGAGTCTTTCGGCTGTCTCCTCCGAAAAAGCGATTTACGCATCGAAGGGCATCGTGCGACCGGCGGACCTGAAGTTTGTTCCGTTCTATAGTCAGTATGATCGGCGCAGCGCCGTCTACTTCAAGCGCTTCACGGAAGCTGCATGGAAGGTGGAAGAGAGCAACTTCCTGGCGGAGCAGGCGAAGGCCCGCGATATCGCCGCACGGTCCGTCGATGTGATGCATCTGGGCGAGATGCAGCCCGAGCGAGACCATAATCTGGTCTCGGAGATCTCGTATCCGGTGTCGTATCGCGGGCGAAATGGCCGCGATGCGCGTTCCGGTGGATACTTCGAGTTCACGCTGAAGTGCAAGCCCGTGGAGATGGTGCTGCAGGCTACCTACTGGGGTGACGAGCGTGAACGGAGCTTCGACATCCTGGTGGACAATGTGAAGGTTGCCACTCAGACGCTGAAGCAGGATCGTCCGGGAAAGTTTTTCGATGTGGAGTACCCGTTGAGCACTGATCTGACAAAGGGCAAAGAGAGCATCCGCGTACGCTTTCTCCCACATGACCGGTCGACAGTAGGACCGGTCTTCGGAGTTCGCTTGTTCACCGCAAAGAAAGACGCAAACGTTTCGCTATAAGCAAGAGCCACGTTGAGCGGCTTTTGTTCTGCCTTGAGGAGAAGAACGACGTCGTGGATAGAACGAACAAATTTTCAACATACCTTGTGCGGACCATCGTTCCCGTCGCATTCTCCTGTTTCTGTTTTCAGACTTGGGCCGCAACTCCACGGCTTGCTGAGCCGAAGCTGCCATCGATGATCCAGCAGTTCAGCGCCGATCGCAGAGCGCTGGAGGCGGCATATGTCATTTCCTTTTCAGGGAGCCGTCTGGACAGGATGGAGGCGTTTTATCAGCAGGAACAGCAGCAGCTTGCCGCGGTTGACTTCAAGACGCTGGCGGAAGACGAAAAGCTGGATTACCTACTGCTGCAGAACCAGCTCCGAGGCGAGTTGTACGAACTCGGTTTGCAGCGCGAGAAGGCCACGGCCATGAGACCGTTGTTGCCTTTTGCCGGAACGATTGAAGATCTGGAAGACGAGCATCGGCACATGGTGCGGCCGGATTCTGAGAAGACAGCAGCGACTCTGACAGCCATGGTGCGGACTATTGAAAATGCGAAACACACGCTCGACCCGGCGAAGAGTGAAGGCAAGCCGAAGTCCGATGC
This genomic window from Terriglobus albidus contains:
- a CDS encoding winged helix-turn-helix domain-containing protein codes for the protein MGCVYFFDEFTFETGPNSLSRGIQKIPIPAKQLDLLCALVRAQGEPVRKDTLLREVWPNTNVEHHTLIQTVYLLRLSLGKMADGQEYIQTVSGYGYRLAAHITTSELSPSRVSQRHGIRNSLTDLWHRLGLFS
- a CDS encoding glycoside hydrolase family 127 protein, encoding MLLPAPQITRRGFLYGLAASVATRNADAMAVSSSLLPAHARPLPLSSVRLLPSVYANAVEVNRGYLLGLSADRFLHNFLQYAGLPPKAPIYGGWESDTIAGHSLGHYLTALVRTYEQTGDATCRERANYIVEELARAQAARGTGYVGALGRKRKDGTIVDGEEIFREVKQGEIRSGGFDLNGSWSPLYTVHKVFAGLLDVYESWGNPTALKVATGLAGYFADIFDALNDEQMQKLLACEYGGLNESYAELYAITHNKRWLAVSERLYDRRVLDPLEAGEDKLTNFHANTQVPKLIGLARIHELTNRPEPGHVAEFFWEAVTKHHSYVIGGNADREYFSAPDTIAAHITEQTCEHCNTYNMLKLTRHLYAWHPDGTYFDYYERAHLNHVMAAQNPKDGGFTYMTPLMSGAERGYSTPKEDAFWCCVGTGMESHAKHGESIFWEGDGTLLVNLYIPAEADWASRKAKLRLETNYPFTPESRLTLTALPDRQHFAIGLRSPGWAEGKAKVTVNGKAVAAERARGYLLVKRMWKQGDVLAITLPLDLRLEPAPGDNDTVALLRGPMVLSADLGPASEKWDRPDPSLVGENLLASLSAVSSEKAIYASKGIVRPADLKFVPFYSQYDRRSAVYFKRFTEAAWKVEESNFLAEQAKARDIAARSVDVMHLGEMQPERDHNLVSEISYPVSYRGRNGRDARSGGYFEFTLKCKPVEMVLQATYWGDERERSFDILVDNVKVATQTLKQDRPGKFFDVEYPLSTDLTKGKESIRVRFLPHDRSTVGPVFGVRLFTAKKDANVSL
- a CDS encoding IPT/TIG domain-containing protein — encoded protein: MSILAAGSSAHGQYWHKHKSGSTTTTLSASINASPTSITAGNQSTISWSTSGATSVTINGSAVAASGSTVVTPTQSTSYNLVASNSTSSQTASTAITVTAASTTPTTPTSPTTDPSSGSTTSGAPHINFTDLNVGAGTGGDTGNGVYVRIFGSNFGSSQGSSTLTLGGSLVTNCSLCSWTNTQIVAQLGPAATTGNIVVNVNGLASNGVPFTVTPTNIIFVSPNGVDTNPGTYAQPFKTWRAAFNSVTSNDNSSPSKNTVIYIMPGTDVSFNDGRGYNAAMSTDIGGSSPTSQLSIVGFPGGTVNVGSTSVTNGIKGWGKNITIANFNIVGQVSAIDAEAGNMRIINNSISCPAPPSGVGGTACVLGETNSPSDTWAFQGNNVHDTGGNVDKTYHAVYFSTGVNHADAGWNSIGQNFKGYCRSIMFHATTGGNLFDIHVHDNVITGGYCDGIGLASVDPSQGTVEVYNNVISHVAIASNPYGVANEAGIAINSDPPAATSGTVQIYNNTVVDAGGYVTGNQNGCFGIVFAGAGMNLTNNICVQPSAAQPYIEPGTTNVTGSNNLWSGAGAAPSWDSAPLTTAPSFVSSTNFALQSSSAGKEAGTTSKFSPVDIVGAQRGSTPSMGAYQ